A single genomic interval of Lathyrus oleraceus cultivar Zhongwan6 chromosome 7, CAAS_Psat_ZW6_1.0, whole genome shotgun sequence harbors:
- the LOC127100466 gene encoding 26S proteasome regulatory subunit RPN13, with amino-acid sequence MSTSSIDDFPAVQEVMLEFRAGKMLLEGKRVVPDARKGLVRIARGEEGLVHFQWLDRTLNVLEDDQIIFPNEATFEQVNQASGRIYILKFNSDDRKFFFWMQESNADNDSQLCSSVNDYINRPLELLGEEEPDGSLPLQVSEDMAEDDISSRAANLFVPNLGVDATSDVSSSGPVKLEDLQRILSNIGPAADNIIDPDGGFELGDLLKPDLILPLMETLSLEQRLAPYLPEGTWSPKEILELLQSPPFRQQVDSFTYVLRTGQIDLSQFGIDPSKYKFTVLSFLEALEDSVSKSEETRQDDQELVSQSCTPMDESK; translated from the exons ATGAGTACTTCTTCTATCGACGATTTTCCCGCGGTTCAG GAAGTTATGCTGGAGTTTCGTGCTGGTAAAATGCTTCTAGAAGGAAAACGGGTGGTTCCTGATGCTCGAAAAGGGCTTGTTCGGATTGCTAGG GGTGAGGAGGGATTAGTTCATTTTCAGTGGCTTGATCGCACGCTAAATGTTCTCGAAGAT GATCAGATCATATTTCCAAACGAGGCTACTTTTGAGCAG GTTAATCAAGCATCTGGAAGGATTTATATATTGAAGTTTAATAGTGATGACAGAAAGTTCTTCTTCTGGATGCAG GAATCTAATGCTGATAATGACTCGCAACTTTGTAGCTCTGTGAATGATTATATTAACAGACCATTGG AGCTCCTTGGCGAAGAGGAACCTGATGGATCTCTTCCACTTCAAGTATCTGAAGATATGGCTGAGGATGATATCTCATCTAG AGCTGCAAACTTATTTGTCCCAAACCTCGGTGTGGATGCAACTAGTGATGTATCGTCTTCTGGTCCAGTAAAATTGGAAGATCTCCAAAGAATATTGAGTAACATTGGTCCAGCTGCAG ATAATATTATTGATCCTGATGGAG GCTTTGAACTCGGTGACCTATTGAAGCCTGATCTGATATTGCCATTGATGGAGACATTATCATTAGAGCAGCGTCTTGCTCCTTATTTACCGGAG GGTACTTGGTCTCCAAAAGAGATATTGGAGTTGTTGCAGAGCCCACCTTTTCGTCAGCAAGTAGATTCATTTACTTAT GTACTTCGAACAGGACAGATAGATTTGTCTCAGTTTGGAATTGATCCAAGTAAAT ACAAGTTCACAGTTTTGTCTTTCCTTGAGGCTCTTGAGGATTCTGTTTCCAAGTCTGAGGAAACCAGGCAAGATGATCAGGAATTAGTATCTCAATCTTGTACTCCAATGGATGAATCAAAGTAG